One Vulpes lagopus strain Blue_001 chromosome 17, ASM1834538v1, whole genome shotgun sequence DNA segment encodes these proteins:
- the RTP1 gene encoding receptor-transporting protein 1, with the protein MRIFRPWRLRCPTLHLPSLPVFSLRWSLPSLATDETMCKSVTTGEWKKVFYEKMEEAKPADSWDLIIDPNLKHNVLAPGWKQYLELHASGRFHCSWCWHTWQSPHVVILFHMHLDRAQRAGSVRMRVFKQLCYECGTARLDESSMLEENIEGLVDNLITSLREQCYGERGGQYRIHVAGRQDTRRHRGEFCEACQEGIVHWKPSEKLLEEEASTYTFSRAPSPAKPQAEAGSGCNFCSIPWCLFWATVLLLIIYLQFSFRSAV; encoded by the exons ATGAGGATTTTTAGACCGTGGAGACTGCGCTGCCCTACCCTgcacctgccctctctccctgtaTTCTCGCTCAGGTGGAGCTTGCCCTCCCTCGCCACTGACGAGACCATGTGTAAAAGCGTGACCACAGGTGAATGGAAGAAAGTCTTCTATGAGAAGATGGAGGAGGCCAAGCCGGCCGACAGCTGGGACCTCATCATAGATCCCAACCTCAAACACAATGTCCTGGCCCCTGGCTGGAAGCAGTACCTGGAATTGCATGCCTCTGGCAG GTTCCACTGCTCCTGGTGCTGGCACACCTGGCAGTCGCCGCACGTGGTCATCCTCTTCCACATGCACCTGGACCGCGCGCAGCGGGCGGGCTCGGTGCGCATGCGCGTGTTCAAGCAGCTGTGCTACGAGTGCGGCACGGCGCGGCTGGACGAGTCGAGCATGCTGGAGGAGAACATCGAGGGCCTGGTGGACAACCTCATCACCAGCCTGCGCGAGCAGTGCTACGGGGAGCGCGGCGGCCAGTACCGCATCCACGTGGCCGGCCGCCAGGACACGCGGCGCCACCGCGGCGAGTTCTGCGAGGCCTGCCAGGAGGGCATCGTGCACTGGAAGCCCAGCGAGAAGCTGCTGGAAGAGGAGGCCTCCACCTACACCTTCTCCCGGGCGCCCAGCCCCGCCAAGCCGCAGGCCGAGGCCGGCTCTGGCTGCAACTTCTGCTCCATCCCCTGGTGCTTGTTCTGGGCCACGGTCTTGCTGCTGATCATCTACCTGCAGTTCTCCTTCCGCAGCGCCGTCTGA